A region of Paraburkholderia largidicola DNA encodes the following proteins:
- a CDS encoding HAD domain-containing protein, with protein MLTGLPGPAYTVPPPRRTGGRVLYLDLDGCLHPDAVYGKPGSGPFIFGYPGHRLFEHARLLEDALAPYPRVRIVLSTSWVTRYRGSIRRVSRGLTPALRERVVGATFHSRMDLSIFADAPRGFQVWSDVLRRKPEAWLALDDDFENWPSWCENRLVRTDPIHGISAPGVLAQLRKKLHEMDGPG; from the coding sequence ATGCTGACAGGACTGCCGGGCCCCGCTTACACCGTTCCACCCCCGCGCCGGACGGGCGGTCGGGTCCTTTATCTCGACCTGGACGGTTGCCTGCATCCCGACGCGGTATACGGAAAACCTGGCTCGGGTCCGTTTATTTTTGGCTATCCGGGTCACAGGCTTTTCGAGCATGCACGGCTGCTTGAGGACGCGCTGGCGCCGTACCCGCGTGTGCGCATTGTGCTTAGCACGTCATGGGTGACGCGCTACCGTGGAAGCATTCGCCGCGTGTCGCGCGGACTGACTCCGGCATTGAGGGAGAGGGTTGTCGGCGCCACCTTCCACAGTCGCATGGACCTGAGCATATTCGCCGACGCACCACGGGGTTTTCAGGTGTGGTCCGATGTGCTTCGCCGTAAGCCGGAGGCATGGCTTGCGCTCGACGATGACTTCGAGAACTGGCCGAGCTGGTGTGAAAACCGTCTGGTACGCACAGACCCGATTCACGGGATCAGCGCACCGGGGGTGCTGGCGCAGTTGAGAAAGAAGCTGCATGAAATGGACGGCCCCGGGTGA
- a CDS encoding HAD domain-containing protein, translated as MSLERSQEHFTGAHVDGNQCNAFEDKVERTMRLSDRAIVFLDFDGVLHPVGVPALDEDFRLIENPALFVWRPILERLLAPYPMVGIVVSSDWRRLFDDATLIRLLGPLAARFVGVVESYGPSRSEEILSEVKRRGLTRWVALDDHPSVIAAQASDARFIACEPATGVSSVEVQRTLGLTLARLPVDDG; from the coding sequence ATGAGTCTTGAGCGATCGCAAGAACATTTTACTGGCGCACACGTGGATGGGAACCAATGCAATGCGTTTGAGGACAAGGTAGAAAGGACCATGCGTCTTAGTGATCGAGCAATTGTTTTTCTCGACTTCGATGGTGTGCTACATCCCGTTGGAGTGCCGGCGTTAGATGAGGACTTTCGCCTGATCGAAAATCCCGCCCTGTTTGTGTGGCGTCCAATTCTTGAACGTTTGCTTGCACCGTACCCGATGGTCGGGATTGTCGTCAGCTCGGACTGGCGTCGGCTCTTCGATGATGCCACGCTTATCCGGCTACTTGGCCCGTTGGCTGCGCGCTTCGTCGGGGTGGTAGAAAGTTACGGGCCATCCCGCTCTGAGGAAATACTCTCCGAGGTGAAGCGAAGGGGGCTAACGAGATGGGTGGCGCTGGATGATCACCCCAGTGTCATCGCCGCTCAGGCCAGCGACGCACGTTTCATCGCATGTGAGCCTGCAACGGGAGTAAGCTCGGTTGAGGTACAGCGAACACTCGGCCTGACGCTTGCTCGCCTGCCGGTCGATGACGGTTGA
- a CDS encoding helix-turn-helix domain-containing protein has product MEAAEAFGAVLRARRLEANLTQEHLAFEAEIQRVHVSKLELGQAQPTLAMLLILAKALDCTASELVAEVEQRLANAHMKKKSEHKRGRLRVRADPKRPK; this is encoded by the coding sequence TTGGAAGCGGCAGAAGCCTTTGGGGCTGTATTGCGTGCACGCCGGCTTGAGGCGAACCTGACTCAGGAGCATCTGGCGTTTGAGGCTGAGATTCAACGCGTGCATGTGAGCAAGCTGGAATTGGGACAGGCGCAACCGACACTCGCAATGCTGCTTATTCTGGCCAAGGCGCTTGATTGCACTGCCAGCGAACTCGTTGCTGAAGTCGAGCAGCGTCTTGCGAACGCCCACATGAAAAAAAAGTCCGAGCACAAGCGTGGGCGCCTGCGGGTCCGGGCGGATCCGAAGCGCCCGAAGTAA